The following proteins are encoded in a genomic region of Streptomyces sp. NBC_01723:
- a CDS encoding ABC transporter substrate-binding protein → MTGRRPIRSAHPGGLRRRFRATRTGVLSAGALVACASFAAGCGVVPGATGGSGDDPITVMTWAPQDTGATNKPGMPALAQAYARWINDRGGLDGRKLNVLTCNDHNDGVTAAKCARRAVKENAVAVVGSYSQHADSFFPVLEGAGIPYIGGYGITNAEFTSPLSYPVNGGQPALLAGLGSALAGPCGPVTLVRPDTIAGDQLPVLLDSGLTSGGHERAQDQRAAEDATEYGGQSQRALERTATGSADPGCVVPVLGDRTGTFMDSFRRAREDHPEVRTATVLGSVDQSTINASGGPSGPYEGAYVTGWYPSVSDPAWSGMKKVIKEEAFGDNDVDAADAGVQTTWIAYTVLSEIVASLGDGEVSADSVRRALDGGLKVGTGGLTPPLQWTFADKLASVGFPRLVNAEVTLQVVREGRLVSARQGAVDTTRVLQNADVA, encoded by the coding sequence ATGACCGGCAGGCGACCCATCCGCAGCGCACACCCCGGCGGCCTCCGCCGCCGCTTCCGGGCCACCCGCACCGGCGTCCTGTCCGCGGGCGCGCTGGTGGCGTGCGCGTCGTTCGCCGCCGGCTGCGGGGTCGTCCCCGGTGCCACGGGGGGCTCCGGGGACGACCCGATCACCGTGATGACCTGGGCGCCGCAGGACACCGGCGCGACCAACAAACCCGGCATGCCCGCCCTCGCCCAGGCCTACGCCCGCTGGATCAACGACCGGGGCGGCCTCGACGGCCGCAAGCTCAACGTGCTCACCTGCAACGACCACAACGACGGCGTGACCGCCGCGAAGTGCGCGCGCCGCGCCGTCAAGGAGAACGCGGTCGCCGTCGTCGGCTCCTACAGCCAGCACGCCGACTCGTTCTTCCCGGTCCTCGAGGGCGCCGGCATCCCGTACATCGGGGGCTACGGCATCACGAACGCGGAGTTCACCAGTCCGCTGTCGTACCCGGTCAACGGAGGACAGCCCGCGCTGCTGGCCGGCCTCGGCAGCGCGCTGGCCGGCCCCTGCGGGCCGGTCACGCTGGTGCGCCCCGACACGATCGCAGGCGACCAGCTGCCGGTGCTGCTCGACTCGGGCCTGACCTCGGGCGGGCACGAGCGGGCCCAGGACCAGCGGGCGGCGGAGGACGCCACGGAGTACGGCGGCCAGTCCCAGCGGGCGCTGGAGCGGACGGCCACCGGCTCCGCGGACCCGGGATGCGTGGTGCCCGTCCTCGGGGACCGCACCGGCACCTTCATGGACTCCTTCCGCCGGGCCCGCGAGGACCATCCCGAGGTACGCACCGCGACCGTGCTCGGCAGCGTCGACCAGAGCACGATCAACGCGAGCGGCGGGCCGTCCGGGCCCTACGAGGGGGCGTACGTCACCGGCTGGTACCCGTCGGTGAGCGACCCCGCCTGGAGCGGGATGAAGAAGGTGATCAAGGAGGAGGCGTTCGGCGACAACGACGTCGACGCCGCGGACGCCGGGGTGCAGACCACCTGGATCGCGTACACCGTGCTGAGCGAGATCGTCGCGTCGCTCGGCGACGGCGAGGTGAGCGCCGACTCCGTCCGGCGCGCCCTCGACGGCGGGCTGAAGGTCGGCACGGGCGGGCTCACGCCGCCCCTCCAGTGGACCTTCGCCGACAAACTGGCCTCCGTCGGCTTCCCGCGCCTGGTCAACGCCGAGGTCACCCTCCAGGTGGTGCGGGAGGGCCGCCTGGTCTCGGCCCGCCAAGGGGCCGTGGACACCACCCGCGTCCTGCAGAACGCCGACGTGGCCTGA
- a CDS encoding transcriptional regulator, translating into MAARPLVARQPNERLQALIQEAGCSNAGLARRVNVCGVEHGLDLRYDKTSVARWLRGQQPRGRAPAIIAEALGRKLGRTVTIDEIGMANGKNLASGVGLQFSPTVLGAIEQVCELWRSDVGRRDFLSGSSVAASALVEPSRDWLISAPDSQVSRSAGPRVGPSDVAAVRAMTQALVDLDHQYGSGHVRPVLVHYLNSVVSGLLAGSYREAVGRELFATVARLTELAGYMAVDTGQPGLAQRYYIQSLRLAQAAGDRGYGGYVLAASMSHLAAQLGNPREIAQLARAAQEGARGRVTPRAESMFHAAEARGHALLGDVRSAHEAAGRAVGAMEAADPASGDDPVWIRHFDEAYLADELAHCHRDLGQADAAARYARQSLDGHPESRARRRAIGHVLLATAQVQQREIEQACNTATKAVEILGTLRSNRGAEYLEDFQARLEPYREEAVVREFGARLDLQAAA; encoded by the coding sequence ATGGCCGCAAGGCCTCTCGTCGCGCGGCAGCCGAACGAACGACTGCAGGCGCTCATTCAGGAAGCGGGCTGCTCGAACGCGGGCCTCGCCCGCCGGGTCAACGTGTGCGGGGTCGAGCACGGTCTCGACCTGCGGTACGACAAGACCTCGGTGGCCCGCTGGCTGCGCGGACAGCAACCGCGGGGCCGGGCACCGGCGATCATCGCCGAGGCGCTCGGCCGCAAGCTCGGCCGCACGGTCACGATCGACGAGATCGGCATGGCCAACGGCAAGAACCTCGCGTCCGGCGTCGGCCTCCAGTTCTCGCCGACGGTACTGGGAGCCATCGAGCAGGTCTGCGAGCTGTGGCGCAGCGACGTGGGGCGCCGGGACTTCCTGTCCGGTTCCTCCGTCGCCGCCTCCGCGCTCGTCGAACCCAGCCGGGACTGGCTGATTTCCGCCCCCGACTCGCAGGTGTCGCGCTCGGCCGGGCCGCGGGTGGGGCCGTCCGACGTGGCGGCCGTGCGGGCGATGACGCAGGCGCTGGTGGACCTGGACCACCAGTACGGCAGCGGACACGTCCGGCCGGTGCTCGTGCACTACCTGAACAGCGTGGTCTCGGGGCTGCTGGCGGGCTCCTACCGGGAGGCGGTCGGGCGCGAACTGTTCGCCACGGTCGCCCGGTTGACCGAGCTGGCCGGATACATGGCCGTCGACACCGGCCAACCGGGCCTCGCCCAGCGGTACTACATCCAGTCGCTGCGGCTCGCGCAGGCGGCCGGCGACCGCGGCTACGGCGGCTACGTGCTGGCCGCGTCCATGAGCCACCTGGCCGCGCAGCTCGGAAACCCGCGTGAGATCGCGCAGTTGGCGCGGGCGGCGCAGGAGGGCGCGCGGGGCCGGGTGACGCCCCGCGCGGAGTCGATGTTCCACGCCGCCGAGGCCCGCGGGCACGCGCTCCTGGGCGACGTACGGTCGGCCCACGAGGCGGCCGGACGGGCGGTCGGCGCGATGGAGGCGGCCGATCCGGCCTCCGGCGACGACCCGGTGTGGATCAGGCACTTCGACGAGGCGTACCTCGCCGACGAGTTGGCGCACTGTCACCGGGACCTCGGGCAGGCCGACGCGGCGGCGCGGTACGCGCGGCAGTCCCTGGACGGCCACCCGGAGTCGCGGGCGCGCAGGCGGGCCATCGGCCATGTGCTCTTGGCCACTGCGCAGGTGCAGCAGCGGGAGATCGAACAGGCCTGCAACACCGCGACGAAGGCCGTGGAGATCCTGGGGACCCTGCGCTCCAACCGGGGCGCCGAGTACCTGGAGGACTTCCAGGCCCGGTTGGAGCCCTACCGGGAGGAAGCCGTGGTCAGGGAGTTCGGAGCGCGTCTGGATCTGCAGGCCGCCGCGTGA
- a CDS encoding bifunctional DNA primase/polymerase: MEETIQATEAAQIPQQRGTSLLETAVRYAEERHWDVVPGTWLVAADGVQRCSCADPACAAPGAHPAREDWAAQATGSATVARRMWQKQPMASILLPTGRTFDAVDVPETAGFLALARMERMELTLGPVTLTPDRRMRFFVLPGAGVKVPDLVRRLGWAPRALDLAVLGEGAYVAAPPTRVGTWGAVQWACRPTPANRWLPDVEELLSPLAYACGRER, encoded by the coding sequence GTGGAAGAGACCATCCAGGCCACCGAAGCCGCCCAGATCCCGCAGCAGCGCGGCACATCGCTGCTGGAGACCGCCGTTCGCTACGCCGAGGAGCGCCACTGGGACGTGGTTCCCGGTACCTGGCTGGTAGCCGCCGACGGGGTGCAGCGCTGCTCCTGCGCGGACCCGGCGTGCGCCGCCCCGGGCGCGCACCCGGCGCGCGAGGACTGGGCGGCGCAGGCGACGGGCAGCGCGACCGTGGCCCGCCGGATGTGGCAGAAGCAGCCGATGGCGTCGATCCTGCTGCCCACGGGGCGGACGTTCGACGCGGTCGACGTGCCCGAGACCGCGGGGTTCCTGGCGCTGGCCCGGATGGAGCGGATGGAGCTGACGCTGGGGCCGGTCACGCTGACGCCGGACCGCCGGATGCGGTTCTTTGTTCTTCCCGGTGCGGGGGTGAAGGTGCCGGACCTCGTGCGGCGGTTGGGGTGGGCGCCCCGGGCCCTTGATCTGGCGGTGCTCGGGGAGGGGGCCTACGTGGCGGCGCCGCCTACGCGGGTCGGGACGTGGGGGGCGGTGCAGTGGGCGTGCCGGCCCACGCCGGCGAATCGGTGGTTGCCGGATGTGGAGGAGCTGCTGTCGCCGCTTGCGTATGCGTGCGGGCGGGAACGTTAG